In Solibacillus isronensis, the following are encoded in one genomic region:
- a CDS encoding bile acid:sodium symporter family protein codes for MVQSLNQFIQRWMPVLTPLSLVIGVLLEKIGTHFLFLVPILFAVMTFISSLNLKFRDIKVFKQYPKTILSMIAFLHILMPLWAFILAELIFDDRLLTIGFLISVAVPTGVTSVIWVTISKGNLPLSLAIILIDTLLAPILMPLILHLVVGESISLNTPALIFDLIWMIVLPSILGILVNEWTKGKLFEQYGKPMSLISKLCLFAIIMINSSAIAPYVKTIDWELAKVIAVVLFLAVSGYVFSLLLGRLFWKSEADQATFVFNGGMRNIAVGVVIATTYFPSKVAMPVVFGMLFQQVLASIFYKIIRKNSEIE; via the coding sequence ATGGTTCAATCGCTCAACCAATTTATTCAAAGGTGGATGCCGGTATTAACACCGCTCAGTTTAGTCATCGGTGTTCTGCTCGAAAAAATCGGTACACATTTTCTTTTTCTAGTTCCGATATTATTTGCGGTCATGACTTTCATTAGCAGTTTGAATCTGAAATTTCGCGATATAAAAGTGTTTAAACAATACCCTAAAACGATTTTATCGATGATTGCATTTCTACATATACTCATGCCTTTATGGGCATTCATTCTGGCGGAGCTCATATTCGATGACCGCCTATTAACAATCGGTTTTCTCATTTCCGTTGCCGTGCCAACAGGAGTTACGAGCGTCATTTGGGTGACGATCAGTAAAGGAAACTTGCCTTTATCACTCGCCATCATTTTGATTGATACATTGCTTGCTCCGATTCTTATGCCGTTAATCTTGCATTTAGTTGTTGGAGAGTCTATTTCGCTAAATACGCCAGCGCTTATTTTTGATCTCATTTGGATGATTGTTTTACCTTCGATATTAGGTATCCTCGTCAATGAATGGACAAAAGGAAAGCTGTTCGAACAATATGGTAAACCAATGTCTTTAATCTCGAAGCTCTGTTTGTTCGCAATTATTATGATTAATAGTAGTGCGATTGCCCCCTATGTAAAAACGATAGATTGGGAGCTCGCGAAAGTAATTGCTGTAGTTCTCTTTTTAGCAGTTTCGGGGTATGTATTTTCTCTTTTATTAGGCCGTCTATTTTGGAAATCAGAGGCCGATCAGGCGACATTTGTCTTTAATGGGGGAATGAGGAATATTGCGGTAGGGGTCGTTATCGCTACAACATATTTCCCGTCAAAAGTAGCAATGCCGGTCGTTTTCGGGATGTTATTCCAGCAAGTATTAGCTTCAATATTTTATAAAATCATCCGAAAAAATTCGGAAATAGAGTAA
- a CDS encoding hemolysin family protein — MDSIIIINLILVAVFILLTAFFVGAEFSILKVRMSRIDQLIAEGNKKAITAKKVTKDLDYYLSACQLGITITALILGALGEPTVEKMLEPVFDYFSIPAAVATALSYVIALSVVTFLHVVLGELMPKTLAIQYAEKMTLLLAPPLYWFGKITGPIISVLNGSARGLLKIFGVKPAGHDTVYSEEELKLIVTQSYEGGEINQTELAYLENIFAFDSRKLREVMIPRSEMITIEKTFTLQQILNVIDEYEFTRYPVIDRTKNTAAFIGFINTKEMLTDIAAGRTNSFITYIREIPRYKETVAIKDVFLKMQQSRNHMAIVTDEKGITIGLVTMEDILSEIVGEIEDEDDGEIIVPST; from the coding sequence TTGGACAGTATTATAATAATAAATTTAATTTTAGTTGCGGTATTTATTTTGTTAACAGCCTTTTTCGTTGGGGCAGAATTCTCGATTTTAAAAGTGCGAATGTCACGAATCGATCAGCTTATCGCAGAGGGTAATAAAAAAGCCATCACTGCAAAAAAGGTGACAAAGGATTTGGATTACTATTTATCGGCCTGTCAGCTTGGGATTACGATTACAGCATTAATTCTTGGTGCACTCGGTGAACCAACCGTAGAAAAAATGCTTGAGCCTGTTTTTGACTATTTCAGCATTCCTGCGGCGGTTGCAACAGCCCTTTCTTATGTAATTGCGTTATCAGTTGTTACTTTTTTACACGTAGTACTTGGCGAGTTGATGCCAAAAACATTGGCCATCCAATATGCTGAAAAAATGACGCTTTTATTAGCACCGCCACTTTATTGGTTCGGGAAAATTACAGGACCGATTATTTCCGTATTAAATGGTTCTGCTCGTGGACTGCTAAAAATTTTTGGTGTCAAACCTGCTGGACACGATACAGTTTACTCGGAAGAAGAGCTTAAACTGATTGTGACGCAAAGTTATGAAGGCGGAGAGATCAACCAGACGGAGCTTGCCTATTTAGAAAATATTTTCGCTTTTGATTCGCGAAAGTTACGGGAAGTAATGATTCCGCGCAGTGAAATGATTACAATCGAAAAAACATTTACATTACAGCAAATTCTTAACGTAATTGATGAATACGAATTTACGCGTTACCCGGTCATTGATCGTACTAAAAATACTGCAGCCTTTATCGGTTTCATTAACACTAAGGAAATGCTGACAGATATTGCTGCAGGACGTACGAATTCTTTCATTACGTACATTCGTGAGATTCCTCGCTATAAAGAAACGGTGGCGATAAAAGATGTGTTTTTAAAAATGCAGCAATCGCGCAACCATATGGCAATTGTAACGGACGAAAAAGGCATCACAATCGGTCTTGTTACGATGGAAGATATCCTGTCCGAAATTGTGGGAGAAATTGAAGATGAAGATGATGGGGAAATTATCGTTCCCTCAACTTAA
- a CDS encoding hemolysin family protein: protein MDVNTILNIILLIIFLGLTAFFVAAEFAVVKIRKSRIDQLISEGNKKAVIAKKVAGDLDYYLSACQLGITITAIGLGAFTKPYVKELLHPVFDWLNVSDVVASAASYVIALAIVSYLHVVIGEMAPKTLAIQFSEKVTLMLAGPLYWFGKIMYPFIQALNGTSRLLLRAIGVKSASEEQAYSEEELKIIMAQSFQGGQIDQQELKYLENVFAFDERVAKDIMVPRTDLVTIDKDMSAEEIIQILDEHNYTRYPIVENNDKDRIIGVVNANKLLSYIVSNRTVQLEQFLTKVPFVLGVTSIQDALLKMQKAKVHMTVIIDEYGGTAGVLTMEDVLEELVGEIRDEFDEDEVDDIRKSGENEYTINGRVLLDELEDRFGFEFEDSEEIDTIGGWIQHTNIDSIKNGEELQIGDEIKFDDHIWVISDMDNYQIKEVVLRQYKLQQ, encoded by the coding sequence TTGGACGTAAACACCATATTAAACATTATTTTATTAATTATCTTTTTAGGCTTAACCGCATTTTTCGTAGCAGCAGAATTCGCTGTCGTAAAAATCCGTAAATCCCGTATTGATCAATTGATTTCAGAAGGCAATAAAAAAGCAGTCATTGCAAAAAAAGTAGCAGGGGATCTTGATTATTATTTATCTGCCTGTCAGCTTGGAATTACAATTACAGCAATCGGTTTAGGTGCGTTTACAAAGCCGTATGTAAAAGAACTGCTGCACCCGGTATTTGACTGGTTAAATGTTTCTGATGTAGTAGCTTCGGCTGCTTCTTATGTAATTGCACTTGCTATTGTAAGTTATTTGCACGTAGTAATTGGGGAAATGGCGCCAAAAACTTTAGCGATTCAGTTTTCCGAAAAAGTGACATTAATGCTTGCAGGACCGCTTTATTGGTTCGGTAAAATTATGTATCCGTTTATCCAGGCATTGAATGGAACATCTCGTTTATTATTACGCGCAATCGGTGTTAAATCAGCAAGTGAAGAGCAGGCCTATTCGGAAGAGGAACTGAAAATTATTATGGCTCAAAGTTTCCAGGGCGGCCAAATAGACCAGCAAGAACTGAAATATTTAGAAAATGTATTTGCTTTTGATGAACGTGTTGCAAAAGATATTATGGTGCCGCGAACAGACTTAGTTACAATCGACAAAGATATGAGCGCCGAAGAGATTATCCAAATTTTAGATGAACATAACTATACACGTTATCCGATTGTTGAAAATAATGATAAAGACCGTATTATTGGTGTCGTCAATGCTAATAAGCTTCTTAGCTATATCGTTTCAAATCGCACGGTACAGCTCGAGCAGTTTTTAACGAAAGTCCCGTTTGTTTTAGGCGTGACGAGTATTCAAGATGCACTGTTAAAAATGCAAAAGGCGAAAGTGCATATGACGGTTATTATCGATGAATATGGCGGTACTGCCGGTGTCTTAACAATGGAAGACGTTTTGGAAGAGTTGGTTGGAGAGATTCGAGACGAATTTGACGAGGATGAAGTAGATGATATCCGCAAGTCAGGAGAAAACGAGTATACGATTAATGGCCGTGTACTGCTTGATGAACTGGAAGATCGCTTCGGATTTGAGTTTGAGGACAGTGAAGAGATTGATACAATTGGCGGCTGGATTCAGCACACAAATATCGACTCAATCAAAAACGGAGAAGAGCTTCAGATCGGTGATGAAATAAAATTCGACGACCATATTTGGGTCATTTCAGATATGGACAATTATCAAATTAAAGAAGTTGTATTAAGACAATATAAACTTCAGCAGTAA
- a CDS encoding Fe-S oxidoreductase produces the protein MKKYLFAIILLLLAGCSNGESTKVTFTEKQAVPFEIIKYDEKIAPIYESLVPHIAYANTQGQFESLQGRFDVDNFTIDMDKYMAVFIVTYSGSCGTSVDNVYKHDNYLAVQLIDNVGQKCEDEGMPHTFVLQVKKDDYEKVQLYNGEIIKSSVDVE, from the coding sequence ATGAAAAAATATTTGTTTGCTATAATCCTATTGTTGTTGGCAGGTTGTAGTAATGGAGAAAGTACAAAAGTTACATTTACCGAGAAACAGGCAGTACCATTTGAAATTATTAAGTATGATGAAAAAATTGCGCCAATTTATGAATCGCTCGTTCCGCATATTGCCTATGCAAATACACAAGGACAATTTGAATCACTTCAAGGTCGCTTTGATGTAGACAATTTCACAATTGATATGGATAAGTATATGGCAGTATTTATTGTCACTTACTCTGGCAGCTGTGGTACTTCAGTGGATAATGTTTACAAACATGATAATTACTTGGCGGTTCAATTAATCGACAATGTCGGACAAAAATGTGAAGACGAAGGTATGCCTCATACATTCGTTCTCCAAGTAAAGAAAGATGATTATGAAAAAGTCCAATTATATAACGGGGAAATTATAAAATCTTCAGTCGATGTAGAATAA
- a CDS encoding pyridoxamine 5'-phosphate oxidase family protein — translation METLKEKVLSIIKDHKIGTMATLNGRHPYVRYMTFTNEDFTLYATTTEDSQKVYDLNENPYTHILLGYTKENLNAPYLEITAKLSEVKDDSLKLKITNFFKDVFTSEDGDMVTLQFDPITIKLMNDGEPQELKL, via the coding sequence ATGGAAACATTAAAAGAAAAAGTACTTTCAATTATTAAAGACCATAAAATCGGGACAATGGCTACATTAAACGGACGTCACCCTTATGTTCGTTACATGACATTTACAAATGAAGATTTCACGCTCTATGCGACAACAACTGAGGACTCTCAGAAAGTGTACGATTTAAATGAAAATCCTTACACTCATATTTTACTGGGCTATACAAAAGAAAATCTGAATGCACCGTATTTAGAAATTACAGCAAAACTAAGCGAAGTAAAGGATGATTCATTAAAATTGAAAATCACAAACTTCTTTAAAGATGTATTTACTTCTGAAGACGGGGATATGGTTACGCTTCAATTTGATCCGATTACAATCAAATTAATGAATGATGGTGAACCCCAGGAGCTGAAACTGTAA
- a CDS encoding pyridoxamine 5'-phosphate oxidase family protein, producing the protein MSKSNKEIALQILNENSIGVMATNNNGVPNSRYMTFDYVQSKLYTVALEDSEVVREITEYGGTHILLGYESDGLLETFLEIEGNAATTLNDVVKQQLLEKYPEHADGNFVLIQVTPTRMRIMNKNGKNQEEIQLY; encoded by the coding sequence ATGAGTAAAAGTAATAAAGAAATTGCATTGCAAATTTTAAATGAAAACAGTATTGGCGTTATGGCCACAAATAATAATGGTGTGCCGAATTCGCGCTATATGACATTTGACTACGTACAGTCAAAGCTGTATACGGTGGCGCTGGAAGATTCTGAAGTAGTCCGCGAAATTACCGAATATGGCGGTACCCATATTTTATTAGGCTATGAAAGCGATGGCTTACTTGAAACGTTTTTAGAAATTGAAGGCAATGCAGCGACAACATTAAATGATGTTGTGAAGCAGCAGCTGCTTGAAAAATATCCGGAGCATGCGGACGGAAACTTTGTGCTAATTCAAGTTACGCCAACACGAATGAGAATTATGAATAAAAACGGAAAAAACCAGGAAGAGATTCAACTATACTAA
- a CDS encoding extracellular solute-binding protein — translation MKRFTWLSLILTTLLLVLAACSDAEETTNESTQGDSGTTEGTTEENASGKLVIYTGRDENMVQGVIEKFNERYPDIEVEYMTMGAQQILERVRGEKANPQGDFWWGGTQSAMMVAANEDLLLQWDPSFIDSIDPLHKDEQNRWVGEMLLPEVIMINSEVMSPEEGPQDWDELLDPKWKDEILIRGVLASGTMRTIYSSMIFRQGADDPSKGYDWLMQLDANTKEYTQDPNALYLKLARQEGSISLWNLQDILLKKHTTDYTFDFIYPESGAPILVDAVGIVNNAKNEENAKLFMEFLFDQETMVELSKEYYQIPTRTDIAADAMPDWYKELDLKPLDIDWQVMADKEAEWMEHWDTNIKGKGK, via the coding sequence ATGAAAAGATTTACTTGGCTTTCTCTTATTCTCACAACTCTTTTATTAGTTTTGGCTGCGTGTAGCGACGCCGAAGAGACGACAAATGAGTCAACGCAAGGCGATAGCGGCACGACAGAAGGTACAACAGAAGAAAATGCTTCCGGCAAGCTCGTCATTTACACAGGGCGTGACGAAAACATGGTACAGGGTGTTATCGAAAAATTTAACGAGCGTTACCCGGATATCGAAGTGGAATATATGACAATGGGTGCACAGCAGATTTTAGAGCGTGTCCGTGGCGAAAAAGCCAACCCACAAGGCGATTTTTGGTGGGGCGGTACACAGTCAGCGATGATGGTTGCTGCAAATGAAGATTTACTTTTACAGTGGGATCCTTCATTTATCGATTCCATTGACCCTCTTCATAAAGATGAACAAAATCGTTGGGTCGGTGAAATGCTGTTACCTGAAGTGATTATGATTAACAGTGAGGTAATGTCACCAGAAGAAGGACCACAGGATTGGGACGAATTACTTGATCCGAAGTGGAAAGATGAAATTTTAATTCGCGGTGTTCTTGCTTCAGGAACGATGCGCACAATTTATTCTTCTATGATTTTCCGCCAAGGTGCTGATGATCCGTCAAAAGGCTATGACTGGCTGATGCAACTGGATGCGAACACGAAAGAATATACACAAGATCCTAACGCATTGTATTTAAAACTGGCTCGCCAGGAAGGTTCAATTTCGTTATGGAACTTACAGGATATTTTACTGAAAAAACATACAACGGATTACACGTTTGACTTTATTTATCCGGAAAGTGGCGCACCGATTTTAGTCGATGCAGTCGGTATTGTAAACAATGCTAAAAACGAAGAGAACGCGAAGTTATTTATGGAATTCCTGTTCGACCAAGAGACAATGGTTGAACTTTCAAAAGAGTATTACCAAATTCCAACACGTACGGATATTGCGGCGGATGCAATGCCGGACTGGTATAAAGAGTTGGATTTAAAACCATTGGATATTGATTGGCAAGTAATGGCCGATAAAGAAGCGGAATGGATGGAACATTGGGATACAAATATTAAAGGAAAAGGCAAATAG
- a CDS encoding ABC transporter ATP-binding protein, whose amino-acid sequence MKAVHINDVSKKFGDVVSVKDLELDIKSGEFFTFLGPSGCGKTTTLRMIAGFYYPSQGKIYFDNQDVTTLQPNKRNIGMVFQNYALFPHMTVNENIAFGLEIRKYDKKTIKEKVDRIRELVHLGPYGSRKINELSGGQQQRVALARALVIEPDILLLDEPLSNLDAKLREETRIEIKRIQSELGVTTIYVTHDQTEAMAMSDRIMVMEHGVVKQIGTPQEIYHRPNNRFVATFIGETNLLTMKVKSIEDNIITVTNDKGLELQGLTENLAAGLQVSIGDEIYVSVRPEAFESGPGENSVTGIVELIEFTGLSVNYFMKWNDTTLKAMIISRGTAILQAGDMIELHIPKQNIYFLGE is encoded by the coding sequence ATGAAAGCTGTTCATATTAACGACGTTTCAAAAAAATTCGGTGATGTCGTAAGCGTCAAAGATTTAGAGCTGGATATAAAATCGGGTGAATTTTTCACATTTTTAGGTCCGAGTGGCTGTGGTAAAACAACAACATTACGGATGATCGCCGGATTTTACTACCCCTCTCAAGGAAAGATCTACTTTGACAATCAGGATGTCACAACATTGCAGCCTAATAAACGTAATATCGGAATGGTGTTTCAAAACTATGCACTCTTCCCGCATATGACAGTCAATGAAAATATTGCATTCGGTCTTGAAATCCGGAAATATGATAAAAAAACGATTAAAGAAAAGGTTGACCGGATACGCGAGCTCGTTCATTTAGGACCATATGGCTCACGCAAAATTAATGAATTATCAGGTGGACAGCAACAGCGTGTTGCTTTGGCACGTGCCCTTGTCATTGAACCTGATATCTTGCTGCTGGATGAGCCATTATCCAATTTGGATGCAAAGTTACGTGAGGAAACGCGTATTGAAATTAAACGGATTCAGTCAGAGCTGGGCGTGACGACAATTTACGTTACCCATGACCAGACTGAAGCAATGGCAATGTCAGATCGGATTATGGTAATGGAGCATGGTGTCGTCAAACAAATTGGTACGCCTCAGGAAATTTATCACCGTCCAAACAACCGCTTTGTCGCTACTTTTATAGGAGAGACAAACTTGCTTACGATGAAAGTAAAATCGATTGAAGACAATATTATTACTGTAACAAATGACAAAGGACTTGAATTGCAAGGCCTGACAGAAAACTTGGCAGCGGGGCTTCAAGTATCAATTGGGGACGAAATTTATGTATCCGTCCGACCTGAAGCATTTGAAAGCGGTCCTGGTGAAAACTCCGTTACAGGGATCGTCGAGCTGATTGAATTTACCGGACTCAGCGTAAATTACTTTATGAAATGGAATGATACAACGTTAAAAGCAATGATTATTAGTCGGGGTACTGCAATACTGCAAGCTGGCGATATGATTGAATTACATATCCCTAAACAAAATATTTATTTCCTAGGAGAATAA
- a CDS encoding ABC transporter permease → MSKKSVDTYEASWWSRLTQSRYFVYILISPLFLILFAYVIYPFYSTFIQSFAGDNQLANYQKFFSLESTANLEALWNSFYISIISVICCAVVGVMMAFLLERYDFPGRRLLSILVLVPMALPPLVGVLSFTFLYGESGIFPRLFQQMFQLEDVPFALKGIWGVIVVHTFTMYTYFYLTASAAIKGLDPSLEEAATSLGASRIRVWRKIILPMLTPSLIASSLLVFMVSMASYTAPLMFGVERTMTMQIYLSRTNGNLDMAATQSTILSFVSITFLLIMRWYQNRRNYQNLSKGVSVHRSEVSSKPLKYLAVALSFIGTLILILPILVLILISFSKDGAWTIQILPTEYTLDHYKALFTDERTWRPIWNSLQMGFIATVGNIIFGVAAAYAMVRLSFKGKTALDILITIPWALPGTVVAVNLIAAFSTESAFTFNQVLIGSFWILPLAYFIRHLPLVFRSTSASLMQLDQSVEEASRSLGASWWYTFRRIVIPLTLSGVLAGTLLAFVQSIGEFVASILIYNTSTIPLSVAIFQKLYAFKFGTACAYGVLQIILILIVLIISERLSKGSAGSAI, encoded by the coding sequence ATGAGCAAAAAATCCGTTGACACATACGAAGCGAGTTGGTGGTCTCGTCTTACACAATCACGCTATTTTGTCTATATCCTTATCTCCCCGCTGTTTTTAATATTGTTTGCCTATGTGATTTATCCATTTTACTCGACATTTATTCAGAGCTTTGCTGGCGACAATCAGCTGGCAAACTATCAGAAGTTTTTTAGTTTAGAAAGCACAGCCAATTTAGAGGCTCTCTGGAACAGCTTTTATATATCAATCATTAGTGTCATATGCTGTGCTGTTGTCGGAGTTATGATGGCCTTTTTACTGGAACGCTATGATTTCCCGGGGCGCCGTCTGCTCTCTATTTTAGTACTTGTCCCGATGGCATTACCTCCTTTAGTCGGGGTTTTATCTTTTACATTTTTATATGGTGAAAGTGGCATATTCCCTCGCTTATTTCAGCAGATGTTTCAATTGGAAGATGTTCCGTTTGCATTAAAAGGGATTTGGGGTGTCATTGTGGTTCATACGTTCACGATGTATACGTACTTCTATTTGACTGCTTCTGCTGCGATTAAAGGGCTTGACCCTTCTTTGGAAGAAGCCGCAACAAGTCTTGGGGCAAGCCGGATACGGGTTTGGCGGAAGATTATTCTGCCGATGCTTACCCCATCTTTAATCGCATCTTCCCTGCTCGTTTTCATGGTGTCGATGGCATCCTATACCGCGCCACTCATGTTCGGGGTTGAACGTACAATGACGATGCAAATTTATTTATCGCGGACAAACGGCAATTTGGATATGGCGGCAACTCAGTCAACCATTTTATCGTTCGTTTCCATCACCTTTTTACTTATTATGCGCTGGTATCAAAACCGACGTAACTATCAAAATTTAAGTAAAGGCGTAAGTGTTCACCGGTCGGAAGTGAGCTCGAAGCCTTTGAAATATTTAGCGGTTGCCCTGTCCTTCATTGGAACATTAATTTTGATCCTGCCGATTTTAGTGCTGATCTTAATATCATTTTCAAAAGACGGTGCCTGGACAATTCAGATTTTGCCAACCGAATATACACTCGACCATTACAAAGCGCTATTTACTGATGAGCGGACATGGCGACCAATTTGGAACTCGCTGCAAATGGGCTTCATCGCAACAGTCGGCAATATTATATTCGGTGTTGCTGCTGCTTATGCGATGGTCAGACTTAGTTTCAAAGGGAAAACAGCACTCGATATTTTAATTACGATTCCTTGGGCATTGCCGGGGACGGTTGTAGCTGTTAACTTAATCGCTGCGTTCTCTACGGAAAGTGCGTTTACATTCAATCAAGTATTGATCGGTTCATTCTGGATTTTACCGCTTGCGTATTTTATCCGGCATTTACCACTTGTCTTTAGGTCAACATCCGCTTCCCTTATGCAACTGGATCAGTCCGTAGAGGAGGCTTCGCGAAGTTTAGGGGCATCGTGGTGGTATACATTCAGAAGAATTGTCATTCCGCTTACTTTGTCTGGTGTTCTTGCCGGTACATTGCTCGCATTTGTCCAAAGTATTGGGGAGTTCGTCGCATCGATTTTGATTTATAATACGTCGACGATTCCATTGTCGGTTGCAATTTTCCAAAAGCTGTATGCCTTCAAGTTCGGTACAGCATGCGCATACGGTGTGCTGCAGATTATTTTAATCCTCATTGTTCTGATCATTTCAGAACGCTTATCAAAAGGCTCTGCAGGAAGCGCTATATAA
- a CDS encoding GNAT family N-acetyltransferase: MNIRILGYKDAEQYKKVRLHGLLNSPTLFSSSFEHENNYTVPEIEQRLRPQADKFTLGAFEENELIGMATFKRETGAKLNHKGVLVGLYVMPESRGKGVARDMIEELLRLLRENEGLEQLHLTVESTNAQAISLYESLGFKQFAKEQRALKIDGNYYDQVWMAKEL, encoded by the coding sequence ATGAATATTCGGATATTAGGTTATAAAGATGCAGAGCAATATAAAAAGGTTAGATTGCACGGGCTTTTAAATTCCCCAACATTATTTAGCTCGTCTTTTGAACATGAGAACAATTATACGGTTCCGGAAATTGAACAACGACTTCGCCCACAAGCCGATAAATTTACGCTTGGGGCATTTGAAGAGAACGAGCTGATCGGAATGGCGACATTTAAAAGAGAAACGGGTGCAAAACTAAATCATAAAGGCGTTCTTGTCGGTCTCTATGTTATGCCAGAATCAAGAGGGAAAGGTGTAGCGCGGGATATGATAGAAGAATTGTTGCGCCTATTAAGAGAAAATGAAGGTCTTGAACAGTTACATTTAACAGTCGAGTCAACAAATGCACAGGCAATCTCTCTTTACGAATCACTAGGATTTAAGCAATTCGCAAAGGAACAGCGTGCACTAAAGATTGACGGCAACTATTATGATCAAGTGTGGATGGCAAAAGAATTATAG
- a CDS encoding NAD(P)/FAD-dependent oxidoreductase, with amino-acid sequence MNDIYDVTIIGGGPSGLYSAFYAGLRDLKTKIIEFQPTLGGKLHVYPEKIIWDIGGMPPTPAQQVIENLIKQGLTFKPTVCLNTKVDFITKKDDLFVIETSSGEKHYSKKVIVAVGGGIISPIKLHIEGAEKYEVSNLHYTIRGIQSFKDKSLLISGGGNSAIDWAKDLIGIAKQITVIYRGEKLSAHEAQIRHLQDNGVPIITNTQIKTLVANETKTKIEEVILENVVTMETSKIVVDDVLVNHGYDRDSSFSFDAALSPEKDKDYDYYYLTDGKGLTSVDGIYAVGDISKYDNKVYLITGTFQDAVNAINAIKISLEPTADQYAKVSSHNEVFEKRNRELMKDILVNG; translated from the coding sequence ATGAACGATATTTATGATGTAACAATAATTGGCGGTGGTCCTAGCGGATTATACAGTGCGTTCTATGCAGGGTTGAGAGATTTAAAAACAAAAATCATTGAGTTTCAGCCGACGCTCGGCGGGAAACTTCATGTTTATCCTGAAAAAATCATTTGGGATATCGGCGGTATGCCTCCAACACCAGCACAGCAAGTCATTGAAAATCTCATTAAACAGGGGCTGACATTTAAGCCAACCGTATGTCTAAATACGAAAGTCGATTTCATAACAAAAAAAGATGATTTATTTGTGATTGAGACAAGTTCAGGCGAAAAACACTATTCGAAAAAAGTGATCGTTGCAGTAGGTGGCGGCATTATCAGTCCGATTAAATTGCATATTGAAGGCGCGGAAAAGTATGAAGTATCGAACTTGCATTATACAATTCGAGGCATTCAAAGCTTTAAGGACAAGTCACTGCTGATTTCAGGCGGCGGCAACTCGGCGATTGACTGGGCGAAGGATCTGATCGGCATTGCCAAGCAGATTACAGTTATTTACCGAGGCGAAAAGCTATCTGCACACGAAGCACAAATCCGGCATTTGCAGGATAATGGCGTTCCGATCATTACAAATACACAGATTAAAACACTTGTAGCGAATGAGACGAAGACAAAAATAGAAGAAGTTATTTTGGAAAATGTCGTAACAATGGAAACATCGAAAATTGTAGTGGATGATGTCCTTGTCAACCACGGCTATGACCGGGATTCTTCATTTTCTTTTGATGCGGCACTTTCTCCGGAAAAAGATAAGGACTATGACTATTATTATTTGACGGACGGTAAAGGGCTGACATCGGTAGACGGTATTTATGCTGTTGGCGATATTTCCAAATATGATAATAAAGTATATTTAATTACCGGTACATTCCAGGATGCTGTCAATGCGATCAACGCCATCAAAATTAGCCTTGAACCAACAGCAGATCAGTATGCAAAAGTTTCTTCACATAATGAAGTGTTCGAAAAACGCAACAGGGAACTAATGAAGGACATTCTGGTGAACGGCTAG